Below is a window of Fibrobacter sp. UWB11 DNA.
GCTCTTGCTCTTCGGTTTCTCCTCCATCTCGGCTTACGGTGCCATGCTCGCTGGTTGGGCTTCCAAGTCCAAGTACAGCTTCTTGGGCGCTCTCCGTACGAGCTCCATGACCATCAGCTATGAAGTCTGCCTTGGTCTTTCGCTCATGGGCATTTTGCTCCTCGCCGGTTCCTTCAACCTCACGGACATCGTGCAGTGGCAGGAACATCACGTTTGGGGTATTGTTGCCCAGCCGGTGGCATTCTTCTGCTTCCTCATTGCAAGCATTGCTGAAACGGGCCGTGCTCCGTTCGACGTCGCTGAAGGTGAACCTGAACTCGTTGCCGGTTACCATACGGAATATGGTGCTATGCAGTTCGGTCTCTTCTACATGGGCGAATACTCGCACATCTGCATCAACAGCTTCCTTATTGCGACGCTGTTCCTCGGCGGTTATGCAGTTCCGTTCGTGACGACCGAAACGTTGCAGGAACACATGGGTGGCTCTCTTGCCATTCTCTGTGGCGTGCTCGCCTTTATCGCTCTTGCTTTCCTCCACATGATTTACCGCTATTCCCGCAAGCTCAAGGCGACAAACTTGACACACCGCTTTGAAGTTCTCCAGGAATACAAGCTTTACAAGATTGTGGCATGGGTTGCTGCCGCCGTGTTTATTGCTCTCGGTGTTGCTGCCTGGTTCTTCTATAATCCTGAAAACTTCGTGGTGAACGGCCTCGCTGTCGGTAGCTTTGCAACCGCAGTCGGTACGGCGCTCATCCACTTGCTCGTTCTTGTGGCAAAGAGCCTCATCTTCTGCTGGGTCTGGATTTGGGTCCGCTGGACGCTCCCGCGCTTCCGCTATGACCACGTGATGCATCTCGGCTGGAAGATTATCTTGAATATCGCCCTCATCAATCTCGTGGTGACTGCGGTCATTGCAAAACTCTTAGGGGGTAACTAATGCGCGTTATTAAGCAAAAACCGATGACCGTCATCGAACGCCTTTACATTTTCGAGGCGATTCGCGGTCTGTGGACAACTCTTAAGCATGCGGCTCGCGGTTTGTTCCGCTATGAAGAACTTCCGACGATTTCTTACCCGGAAGGTCAGCCCGAAGTTCGCAATACCTACCGTGCCAAGCATCGTTTGATGTTGCGCCCGGATGGTACGCCTCGCTGTGTCGCCTGCGGCATGTGCGCTGCGGCTTGCCCTGCTCACTGCATCTTCATCGAAGCAACGCAGAGTGATGACCCGCGTATCGAAAAGCGCGTGATGCGCTTTGACATCGACCACCTGACTTGCGTGTTCTGCGGCCTTTGCGCAGAAGCTTGCCCGGTCGATGCCCTCCGCATGGATACAAAGCAAATCATTTTCGAACACCGTTCCCGCGAAGATTTCGTGGCACATCTTTACGATCTCACCAACTGGGATCCGAAGGACTACCCGAATGACGAACAGAGCCAGATGGCTCCGGGCGGTACAAAGAATGCCGAGGCCCGCAAGGTCTGGGGCATGGAGGTCAAATAATGCTTGCATTGATTTATTTCATTGTCCTCGCAGTGATCGCAGTCGGCAGCGCCGTTTGCGTGCTCCTCTCTAGACACCCGCTTTATGGCGCCCTCTCGTTGGTCGCTTCGATGGTGTCGCTGGCTGGTATTTACGGCCTTCTCGGAAGCCCGTTCCTCGGCGTGGTTCAAATCATGGTCTATGCCGGTGCAATCATGATGCTCCTTACGTTCGTGATTATGGTGCTGAACGGTGCTCGCGACTCCCACACGCCGATGTTTGACAAGGTTTCGCTCTTTGTGATTCCTGCAGTCATCGTGCTTGCCGGTCTCGTGGGCTTTGCCCTTGTCCGCTCTCCGATTGCTTTCGATGCAGCAACGATTCGCGGTTCTGTGGCAATCACTTCCAAGACTCTTTTTGATGTAGCTCAGACGGGCCCGGGTTACTTCGTGCTTTTCGAAGTTCTCGGTGTTCTTCTGCTTTCTGCCATGGGTGCCGCAGTGCTTCTTGCCAAGAAGCGTCTGGGTTCTGTGGTTTCCGAAAAAAAGGAGGGTAATCACTAATGGAACTCCAAGCTATATATGTACAGATTTTGGCCTTGGTCATTTTTGCCATTGGCCTCATGGTCGCGGTTTCCCGCCGCAATGTGTTCTTTGTGCTGATGGGCGTTGAACTTGCCCTGAACGCCGTGAACCTTTCGTTCGTGGGCTTTGCTAAGACTCTGCCTGCGGATGCAAGCATTGTGGGCCAGATTGTTCCGCTGTTCTCCATCGCAGTCGCCGCTGCCGAAGCTTGTGTCGGCCTTGCAATGGTCATCCTCATTTTCCGCAACCGTGAAAGCATTGATGCCGACACGTATTCTAACATGAAGGGGTAATAAGCAATGATTTCTCTTGGTTTGATACCTCTTTTCCCGCTGTTGGGATGCATTATCCTCGGTGCTATTGCTGTTATTTCTTCGGGTAGCCGTAGGGGTCCTGCAGAAGGTTTCGTTGGAACGCTCGCAGTTCTTTTCCCGGCTCTCTCGTTTGCGGGTGTTGCTTTGCTCGCGCTCAACATGCCGGAAGCAGGCATTCGCGAAACGCTCTGCAACTGGATTGACATCCCGATGTTCCGCGTGGATATCGGATTCCTCTACGATGGTCTTTCCCGCATTATGCTCTTGTTCGTGACGGGCATCGGTACGCTCATCACGCTTTACTCGATTGGTTACATGCACGGCGACCGCGGCTTTGCCCGTTACTTCGCCTACATCAACCTCTTCTTGTTCAGCATGATCGTGCTTGTGCTTTCGGATAACTTGCTCCTTACGTTCCTCGGTTGGGAAGGCGTGGGCCTCTGCTCTTACCTCCTCATCGGTTTCTGGAACAAGGATATCAAGAACTGCAAGGCTGCAAACAAGGCTTTCATCGTGAACCGCGTGGGTGATATCGGATTCTTGCTTGGTATGCTCTGCCTCGTGACGATCGGTGGTTCTGCTATCCTCAACTACGATGTGCTTTCGAACTTCATTAGCATGGTCATCAGCGGTAACCACGTTGAATTGGTTATTCCGGCTCTTTCTATCGCTGGCATCCTGTTCTTCGTCGGTTGCACGGGTAAGTCCGCTCAGATTCCGCTCCTCACTTGGCTCCCGGATGCTATGGCGGGTCCGACTCCGGTTTCTGCTTTGATCCATGCCGCAACGATGGTGACTTCTGGCGTTTATTTGCTCGCTCGTCTCGGTAGCATGTTTGCCCTCCTCCCGGTGGTGCTCGACATTATCGTGGTGGTCGGTATGCTCACTGCTTTCTGGGCTGCTGTTGCTGGACTTTTCCAGAACGACATCAAGAAGGTGCTTGCTTATTCTACCATCAGCCAGCTTGGTTACATGTTCATGGCTTCTGGTGTTTGCGCCTTTGACGCTTCTATCTTCCACGTGTTTACGCATGCCTTCTTCAAGGCAGCGCTCTTCCTCGGTGCAGGTGCCGTGATTCACGCCCTCGCCGGTGAACAGGACATGCGCAAGATGGGTGGCCTCTTGAAGAAGACTCCGGTGACCGCTTGCGTGATGATTTTCGCGTTCCTTGCCATTGTCGGTTTCCCGGGCTTTGCCGGTTTCTGGTCCAAGGACTTGATTCTTGAACGCTTGTTCATGAACTGCTCGATGGTAATTCCGGGCTTTACGGTCTTCGGTCATGAAATCCCGACAATTCCGCTGAACGGTGTTGTTTATGCCATTGGCCTTGCAACCGCAGTGATTACTGCTGTGTACATGGGTCGCCTCATTATCCTTACGTTCTTCGGTAGCTACCGCGGTTCTAAGGAAAGTGAAGAGCACATTCACGAAGCTCCGGCTGTCATGCTTATTCCGATGGTGATTCTCGCTTTCGGTGCCGTATTTGCCGGTTACTTCTGGGCCGATTCTATTGGCATCAAGTTCTTTGCCGAAACGCTTGCTCCGGTTGTGGGTGCCGCTCAGGCTTACAACACTCCGGCTGTAATTGCTCATGTGAACCCGGTTATCTTTGCTGCTCTCGGTACGTTTGCGGCTCTTGCCGGTATGTTCATTGCATACAAGATTTATGCTAATGCTCGTATTCCGGCTGCCAAGGGCTCTTCTGCTCCGGAAGGTGGCAAGGCTACTTGGACGTTCCTGTTCGATTCCATTCACAAGTATGTTGGCATTATTCCGGTCAATGTGCTTGCATGGATTTGCGATGTGGTCGTCGACAAGATTCTTGCCGCAGCCCAGTGGACTGTCGGTGCGATTGCATCGATTATCGGTGACGGTGCTGCATCGTTCCAGGTTCGCAAGGTGCGTCTCCAGATTGCGCTTAGCATTTTGGGCTTGGCTGTGCTATTAATTGTAGTTCAAAGCGACGATCTTGCTCCTGTGCTTTCGAACTTGATTGAAAAGTACATAGAGCCTGTGTTCAATTTTGTGAAAAAAATTGTAGTGTTTATCGTAAAATATACTGTTTGGAGGGTAATCTAATGCTTTTACATCTCCTTGTCATCGCTCCTTTTGTTGCCGCCATCCTCATGGTGATGACATCCAAGGAAGATTCCAAGTCTTCTTCCCGCCTTGCAATTTTGATGGGAATCATCTTTGCTGCGATGTCTGTCGCTCTCGTTGCTAACGGTAGCATTACAACGGAACCTGTTGAATGGTTCCATATCCCTGGTTGCAAGGGACCTATTTACTACTACTTTACTAGTCACGGACTTGCCTCATGGATGGTTTTCCTTTCTTGTGGCCTTTCGCTCGTGGCTTTGATATCTGCACGCAAGATTACTTGCAGAAGTTATCGCAACTTTGCAATCGGCATCTTCTCGTTGATGGGCGCCATGAACGGCACCTTCCTTGCTGCAGATGCTGTGCTCTTCTTCTTCTTCTTTGAAGCCATGGTGATTCCGGCTGCAATTTTGATTGCCGGTTACGGTGGCAAGGACAGAATGAAGGCTGCGATGACGTTTGCAATTTACACGTTGGTGGGCTCTGCTCCGATGATGGTTGCTCTTTGGTACATCTTGACGGTTGCAGAAAACTCGACGCTTATTTCTCTTGCTGTTGCTGTCCAGGGACTTCCTGAAGGAACTCAGAACATACTTCTCGTATGCTTCCTCCTCGCTTTCCTCGTGAAGACTCCGATTTTCCCGTTCCACGGCTGGCAGGCGATTACATACGCTGAAGCTCCGGCTCCGCTTTCTGCAATCCTCACGGGTGCAATGAGTAAGGCTGGCGTGTTTGGCTTTATCGTCTGGATTCTCCCGATTTTCCCGCTTTCGATGGATAGGGTCGCATGCTTGATGTGGCTTGGCCTTTTCACGGCAGTTTATGGCGCTCTCATGGCTCTCCGCGCAACGGATGGCAAGAAACTCCTTGCTTTCAGCTCCATGGGGCACCTTGGCCTTGCTGTGGCTGGTGTGTTTAGCCTTTCCGAAGCAATGCTTCCGGCTGTGCTTGTGTTGCTCGTCGCTCACGGCATTTCTGCTGGCGCCCAGTTCTTCCTCATGGGAATTGCAGAACGCATGGCCGGTACGCGCGAACTCGACAAGCTCGGTGGCCTTTCTTCTACGAATCCGGTATTCGGTACGTTGTTTGGCTTTGCTGGTGTGATGGCTCTCGCTGTTCCTGGTACGGCTGGCTTCGTCGGTGAATTCTCCGTGCTCCTTGCCCTTTGGGACATGGGCCCGCTCCCGGCTCTCGTGGCAGGCTTCACGCTGATTCTTTCCGCTGCTTACATGCTCCGCTTTATCCAGAAGGTTATCTTCGGTAAGGCCTCTAGCGAATACGATAATGAACGTCGCACGACTCTTCTCGAAGGTACTTCGATTGGCGTTATGCTTTTGCTCCTCCTCGTGTTCGGTTTCCATCCGGCATTTGTGTCTGATTCTCTTAATGAAACTGAATCGACCGAAGATCCGGCTGCAGTACAGGTGCTTAACGATGCCGCTCTCAATAATGGCGAAGCTCCGATGACCGCCGAAGAAATCCATCAGCTAGATTCGACTCTTGCAGCCGCCGGCTTCAAGGACGATGAACGCGCATCTATCATCGCCCAGATGAAGGGTGAAAACGGCTCTGAAGCTGCTGCAAAATCTGAAAATTCTGTAAAGGAGGCTTCCGATGCTGAATAATCTTGTTTACCTCTTGCCGGTTATCTTTGTGGTTCTGGGCGGCATGGTTGCTCTCGCTGCCGAACCGTTCTTTGATGACGAAAACAAGCACAAGGTGCTTCCGTGGGTTTCTGCGTTCTTCATTGCTTTGGGCGTTGTCGCTTTGTATTACGCCAAGACTGAAACGCTCTTGAGCCTCTACGCTATGGACCCGGTCCGCCGCGTGCTTTGCATGGCAATTCTCCTTTGCGCTTTCCTCGGCATTTCCGGGCTCCAGTGGACGCTTGGCCGTGAAAAGTTCAAGGGTGGTGAAGCTTATGGCCTTATGTTGCTTGCCACAAGTGGAGCCTTGCTCATGACACAGGCAATTGACTTTGTCGCTCTCTTCATTGCTATGGAACTCACGAGCTTCCCGATTTACGCTCTCGTGGGCATTCGCCGCAAGGACATCAATGCAAATGAAGGTGTGTTCAAGTACTTTGTCTCGGGTGCTGTTTTCAGTGCAATTTTCCTCTACGGTGTTTCGCTGATTTACGGTGCAACCGGTTCTACGCATTTCTGCGGTCACGTGCTTAGCGGTCGTGAAGCTATCTATAGCGTGGGCATGCTCTTTGTGATTGCAGGCCTTCTTTTCAAGGCTGGCGCAGCTCCGCTCCACTTCTGGGTGGCTGACGTCTATACGGGCGCCTCTGTGGCTGTGACTGGCTTTATGGCCGCTGTCGTGAAGGTCGGTGCTCTTGCCGCTCTCGGTACAGTCTGGGTCAGCGTTCTCGTGACTCGCTCCGGTGCTGAAGCTGTTTGGAACCTCGCTGAAAAGGTGACTATCGCAAATCCGTCCAAGCCGCTTTTCTACGTGATTGTGGTTGTGGCGCTCCTTTCCATGGTGATTGGCGCCTTTAGCGGCCTTGCTCAAAAGTCTGTACGTCGCATCTTGGCATTCTCTGCTGTGATGAACGCTGGCTTTATCGTGATTGGTCTCTTGGTTCCGAATTACCTCGGCAAGGGCGAAATCCAGATGGGCCCGATGTTCTACTTCCTCATCACATATGCTATTGCTTCTGCAGGCGCATTGACAGGTATCGCATACATGTCCGGTAGGGAAGATCACAAGGAAAATCTTGATGAGCTCCAAGGTGCTGGTCGCCGCCGTCCGTTCGTGGCGCTTGGCGTTGCTGTGTGCTTGGCTTCTCTCGCTGGCCTTCCGCCGGTTGCTGGTTTCCTTGCCAAGTTCACGTTGTTCACCGAAGCATTCAATGCTGACCTCGGCTGGCTTGCCGCTATTGGCTTTGGCCTCTCCTTGGTGGCTGCGGTTTATTACCTCCGCATTGCCTATGTGCTCTTTGCTCCGAAGAAGGATGAAGGTGAATCGAAGTGCTGCTGCGGCGAAGGTAAGTGCTGTGGCCAGTTCGAAGCAACCTATGTTTATCTGCTCCGCTTTGCCGTGGCTGTTGCCGCAATCTCGCTCCTCGTGATTAGCGTCCGTCCGGCACTTGCTTTGATCGGATAGTGAAATTTGTCATTCCTCTTCGAGGTTTGATCACCTTTTGAAAAACGTCCCGGCTGAATAAGCTGGGATGTTTTTTGTATTTTGTTTTTGAAAGGGAACTAAAATGATTTGTCCGAAATGTGGTGAAAAGTTCGATTATTACGAGCCTTGTTGCCCGTGGTGCGGGGCTTCGAAACCGGTTGAAGAACAGAAACCGGCTGGCGATGATTCGCCCAAAGAGGAATCTCAGGAAAAAGAGGACGAATGCATCACGTTTGAGTCTAAGAGAGAACATGACGGTCGTTTTGAAATTGTACGCCAGCACGTTTGCTCGATTCTGAGTCTTTGTCTTGGTCTTTTCTTATTTCGCACAGATGATATGTACTTTTTGGTTGCTTCATTACTTTTTTTGATAGGAGCTCCTTATTTATTTTTTGATACGCTTCATTCAATAAAAATTGTCCGTAAAGTCAAATGCTATAAGGATAGGTTTGTGCTGTGCTCATGTTTTGATGAACGGGCTTTTTCTTTTGATAAGGCGAATCGACCTGAAATGAAACTTAGTGTATTTGAAGGTGGCTACACAATTATTTTTCGGAACAGTCAATATCGAAAAACATTCATTGTCTGCGAACGCGATTTCCCTGAAGTTGTGAAGGCGATGAAGAATGTTTACGGCATATCGGCTGAATAAAATTTTTATTATTTAGATGAAATGGAGATGCCCGCTTCCTTCGACTGACGCTCAGGACAGGCTCCGGCGGGCATGACAAAATAAAAAAGCTGATCTTATTAATGCCTGCGGGCATGAAAAAGGAATTATTATGGATAAAATTTATCGTTCTGGTATTGGTTTTGACGTTCACAAGTTGGTGGAAGGCCGCAAGTGCATTATCGGCGGCGTGGACATCCCGTACGAAAAGGGCTTGCTCGGCCACAGCGATGCCGACGTGCTTTTGCATGCGATTAGCGATGCTTTGCTCGGGGCCGCTGGCCTTGGCGACATCGGCACGTACTTCCCGGATACGGATCCGGCATTCAAGGGCGCGGACAGCTTGGAACTCTTGCGCAAGGTCGGAGAAGAAGTCAAGAAGGCTGGCTACGAAATCATCAACATCGATAGCGTCGTGATGTGCGAGCGCCCGAAGGTAAACCCGCACAAGGAACAAATGAAGGCAAATATTGCCCGCGTGCTTGGCCTTGACGTGAAACAGATTGGTATCAAGGGCACGACGACCGAAAAGCTCGGCTTTACGGGTCGCGGCGAGGGGATCGCCAGCCAAGCCGTTGCGATGGTTGCAACGAAGGCTTAATAGCAGTCCGCTTGAGCCAAATAAAAATTCCTACTAAAAATGTAAGCTCCCCCCCCTTTGACGAATCAGAGGGGGATTTCTATTTTTTACATAGTTCTAAAAAACAGAAACAACTACGTCTCGAATCCGGACTAGCTGAAAGGCAGCGACGATGACCCCGGTAAGAGGCGCTTTTATAGGATTGACCTATGACTCTTATGATTCTCAAGATGATCGGTTGCCTCGCTCTCCTTATGTTTGGCATGAAGACGATGAGTGAAGGCTTGCAGAAACTTACTGGTGGACACCTCCGTACGGTTCTTGGAACTATGACCAAGCATAGGCTTGGTGGACTTCTTACAGGTACTGCCGTTACTGCTGCTGTGCAGTCTTCGACTGCGACTACCGTCATGACTGTTAGTTTTGTGAACGCTGGCTTGCTTACTCTTAGGCAGGCCATTCCTGTTATTATGGGCGCAAATATCGGTACGACGGCAACGGCGTGGCTCATGTCCATCTTCGGATTCCAGTTCAACATGAGTAGCGTGGTGTGGCCGTTCTTTGCGCTTGGCATTGTGCTTACTTACGTCCGCAAGAACAGTGTCAAGAGCTTTGGCGAATTTGTTTTCGGGTTCTCGTTTATGTTCCTCGGGCTCACGACTCTCCGTGAAAACGCGGTGGCGATGGACCTTTCGCATAACCAGACGATTATTGATTTCTTTGCCTCGACGGGCGGCTACGGCATCTGGAGCACGCTTTTGTTCTTGCTCCTGGGCGGTATCCTTACGATGTGCGTGCAGTCTTCGGCTGCCATCATGGCGATTACGCTTATTCTTTGCTCTAGTGGCGTGCTCCCGATTTACCAGGGAATTGCGCTTGTGATGGGCGAAAACATCGGTACGACGGTGACCTCGAACCTCGCGGCGCTTTCGGCAAGTACGCAGGCTAGGCGCGCGGCTTTGGCGCACATGCTCTTCAACGTGTTCGGTGTGGTGTGGGTGCTGATTTTGTTCCACCCGTTCGTGAACATGGTTTGCCATTTTGTCGGCTTTGACCCGGCATTTGTGCCGCAGACACAAGAAGAAATCGCTCAGGCAGGCATTCGCGTGACATACGCACTTTCCGGATTCCATACCGCATTCAACCTTTGTAACGTGCTGCTCCTCATCTGGTTCATTAAGCCGATGGAGACGCTCATCTGCAAGATCATCAAGGAAAAGGAAGACGGCGAAGATTTCCGTATCAAGTTTATCAGTGGCGGCCTCATGAGTACGGCCGAACTTTCGCTCTTTGAAGCTCGCAAGGAAATCAACGTCTTTGCAGAACGCACTCTCAAGATGTACCGCTTTTTGCCGGACCTCCTCAAGATGAAAAATGAAGAGGACTTTGTAAAGCTGTTCGCCCGCATTGAAAAGTACGAAGGTATCAGCGACAGATTTGAAATTGAAATTGGTGAATACTTGAACAAGGTCAGCGGCGGTCGCTTGAGTATCGAAAGTAAGACGATGTTGCAGTGCATGCAGAAGGAAATTTCTGAAATCGAAAGTATCGGCGATGCTTGCTACAACATGGCTCGCGCCATCAACCGCAAGTTCCATCTTGAGGAAGATTTTACCGAGGAACAGTACAGCCGCATAGAAAACATGATGAAACTTTGCGACCAGGCGCTAGTGCAGATGGTGGATGTTATCGAGGACAAGCCGCATACGAAGGCTTCGAATACGATGGCGCTTGAATTTGAAATCAACGACTACCGCAAGATGCTCAAGGACTTGAATATCGAAGATATCAATGCGCAGCGCTACAGCTACCAGATTGGCGTGCATTACATGGATGTGGTGAACGACTGCGAAAAGCTGGGGGACTACGTGGTGAACGTCGTCGAAGCGCACGTGAACCACAGATTGCTCGGAAAGTAATCGGAATGGAGCCGCAGGGAATGCGGCTCTTTCAATATTTTTATATTTGCAATTTAGTAGGTGACCTTGGCCTTTTTTAGGGGCGAAAAATGGAGGGCTATATGAAAAAAATCATGGCGTTGGCTTTTGCCTTGTTCTTTGCGGTAGCAAATGCCGCTGAAACTTACGTAGCTTCGGAAAAGATCACGCAACAGGTTCTGTCAGGGGAACTTACCCAGACCGTGTATGCTGGCGATGAAATTAAGCCGATTACGATTCTATATGAAAATACTGGCCTTGGCGAAGATGCTGTACCAGAATATTCATCGACGAACTTTTTGGAAAATTTTGGATTGTCGAAAAGGTGGGTGGGCTCTAGATGTGAAATTGCGGGAGAGATGAGAGATGATATTCCCGCTGATACGTACAATGCTTTTATCGTCGTCCGGGACAATGAAGGCAAGTTCGCCAAGACTGAGTTCAAGTTCACTGTGCTGGAAAAAGAAGAAACGTTGTCTTTAAAATGGAATAAAAGTAGCGGTGACGTGAATCAGAAAGTCACTGCGGGTAAGTCTATTACACCTATCGTTTTCGATTACGAGGGATTAACAAGTTATAGCGTGAGTGGACTCCCGTCTGGACTTGTAAAGAATATTGATGAAAAAAAACATAAAATCATGATTGTCGGCTCTGTAAATAGCGATGTAATGTCTGGTGATTATGAATACAAAGTCACTGTTAAGAACGACCAAGGCGATGAAAAGAGCATGTCGGGAACGATTGTTGTGAAAAGTGGCAAGGCTCGCACATCAATAAAACTTGTTAGTGAAAAAGCAAGACAGGAAGTCCTGGCGGGCAATGAGATTGAGCCTGTCGTGTTCGAGTTTGCAAATGTTCATGTCGATGAAAGTTTATCTTCATTTAAGTTCGAAGGATCGTTAAAAGGATCGTTTGTGTATAGTGTAGAAGAAAATAAGCTCACGTGCAGTGGAACTGTCGATGAAAATTTGAAGGGTGGATTATACACGATAAGAATTATTGCAATTGGTGAAAATAACAATGATACCGCTTTTGCAAACGTTGATGTGATTCATAAGTCTGTAGAGACGAAGGTATATGTCATTGAAAATGAAACGCAGTCGCTGACTGCCGGCGATTCTATCAAGCCGATTGTTTTCAAGGTAGAACATGGCTCTAATCCTGAGCTTACGAATTTCCCGGGTGGTTACGAGCTTAAAAAAGATGGTAATACGGTGACTATTACAGGGCTGGTTGAAGAAAATGCTAAGGGCCCGTATACGGTCACGCTCACTGTAAAAGGTGCTGATAATGATGCTTCTGCTGAGGCTACTATTAATGTCACTCCTGTGGAACTGAAGTTTGAACTTGTCGAAGGTAGTGATGACCAAACGGTTGTTGCCGGTGAAGCGATTACCCCGATTGTCTATGCGTACGATCATGTGAAATCTATTAACGGTAAGGGTTTCCCTGCTGATTTGAAGGTGGAACAAGATAAAGAAAAAAAGCAAGTTAAGATTTATGGAACTGTGGATCCTAAAATGGCGGCCTATGAATACGTTTATTGGTTCGAACTGACGGATTATTATGGAGAAACAAAGACTGTAACGGGCAAGATTAATGTCGTTGCATCTATTGACGATATTTCGTCTTCGTCGAGTTCGGCAACGAGTAGTAGCTCTGCCGTGCAGTCCTGCTCTAGCGTTGTGGCATCTTCGAGCTCGGAGGTTGCTTCTTCAAGCTCTGCAGAGGTCCTGTCTTCTAGCTGTTCTGCACAGTCCAGCAGCTCTGCTGTGCAGTCCAGCTCTAGCGTTGTGGTATCTTCGAGCTCTGTGGTTTCCTCTTCAAGTTCTGAACCTTCTTCAAGTTCCGCAAAGTCCAGCTCTAGCGAAAAGGCCGAATCCTCTTCGAGCGAAAAGACTACTGGGATTGCGACGGTGGCGATGAACAGCGTGAAGTTTGGCTATGCAAACAATGTGCTGACGGTTGCTGTGCCCACATCTTCGATGGTGCATGTGCAAGTGTTCGACTTGACCGGTCATCTGGTCGAAACGTTTGCAGAATCTGTGAATGGCGCAAAGAGCATTAGTCTCGCTCATTTGAACCGTGGCAATTATCTTGTGCGAGTCGAAAGCAACAGCATGGTTCGTACCGCAAGAATTGCCGTGAAATAAAGACTTGGCAATGCAAAAAAGGCTCCG
It encodes the following:
- a CDS encoding complex I subunit 1 family protein; translation: MDIIESKTWIEWAITIAKFAFCFVPVLYILLLIPMERRGAGFMQDRQGPNRSYIKIPYFGKLRAFGYVQNMCDGTKLFFKEMFAPAGVNKLLYYVAPAIPFAIVFLSPCVIPWFGPMIFDWGGETVSIAGSIIDSDVGVLLLFGFSSISAYGAMLAGWASKSKYSFLGALRTSSMTISYEVCLGLSLMGILLLAGSFNLTDIVQWQEHHVWGIVAQPVAFFCFLIASIAETGRAPFDVAEGEPELVAGYHTEYGAMQFGLFYMGEYSHICINSFLIATLFLGGYAVPFVTTETLQEHMGGSLAILCGVLAFIALAFLHMIYRYSRKLKATNLTHRFEVLQEYKLYKIVAWVAAAVFIALGVAAWFFYNPENFVVNGLAVGSFATAVGTALIHLLVLVAKSLIFCWVWIWVRWTLPRFRYDHVMHLGWKIILNIALINLVVTAVIAKLLGGN
- a CDS encoding NADH-quinone oxidoreductase subunit I, with the translated sequence MRVIKQKPMTVIERLYIFEAIRGLWTTLKHAARGLFRYEELPTISYPEGQPEVRNTYRAKHRLMLRPDGTPRCVACGMCAAACPAHCIFIEATQSDDPRIEKRVMRFDIDHLTCVFCGLCAEACPVDALRMDTKQIIFEHRSREDFVAHLYDLTNWDPKDYPNDEQSQMAPGGTKNAEARKVWGMEVK
- a CDS encoding NADH-quinone oxidoreductase subunit J — protein: MLALIYFIVLAVIAVGSAVCVLLSRHPLYGALSLVASMVSLAGIYGLLGSPFLGVVQIMVYAGAIMMLLTFVIMVLNGARDSHTPMFDKVSLFVIPAVIVLAGLVGFALVRSPIAFDAATIRGSVAITSKTLFDVAQTGPGYFVLFEVLGVLLLSAMGAAVLLAKKRLGSVVSEKKEGNH
- the nuoK gene encoding NADH-quinone oxidoreductase subunit NuoK codes for the protein MELQAIYVQILALVIFAIGLMVAVSRRNVFFVLMGVELALNAVNLSFVGFAKTLPADASIVGQIVPLFSIAVAAAEACVGLAMVILIFRNRESIDADTYSNMKG
- the nuoL gene encoding NADH-quinone oxidoreductase subunit L, whose protein sequence is MISLGLIPLFPLLGCIILGAIAVISSGSRRGPAEGFVGTLAVLFPALSFAGVALLALNMPEAGIRETLCNWIDIPMFRVDIGFLYDGLSRIMLLFVTGIGTLITLYSIGYMHGDRGFARYFAYINLFLFSMIVLVLSDNLLLTFLGWEGVGLCSYLLIGFWNKDIKNCKAANKAFIVNRVGDIGFLLGMLCLVTIGGSAILNYDVLSNFISMVISGNHVELVIPALSIAGILFFVGCTGKSAQIPLLTWLPDAMAGPTPVSALIHAATMVTSGVYLLARLGSMFALLPVVLDIIVVVGMLTAFWAAVAGLFQNDIKKVLAYSTISQLGYMFMASGVCAFDASIFHVFTHAFFKAALFLGAGAVIHALAGEQDMRKMGGLLKKTPVTACVMIFAFLAIVGFPGFAGFWSKDLILERLFMNCSMVIPGFTVFGHEIPTIPLNGVVYAIGLATAVITAVYMGRLIILTFFGSYRGSKESEEHIHEAPAVMLIPMVILAFGAVFAGYFWADSIGIKFFAETLAPVVGAAQAYNTPAVIAHVNPVIFAALGTFAALAGMFIAYKIYANARIPAAKGSSAPEGGKATWTFLFDSIHKYVGIIPVNVLAWICDVVVDKILAAAQWTVGAIASIIGDGAASFQVRKVRLQIALSILGLAVLLIVVQSDDLAPVLSNLIEKYIEPVFNFVKKIVVFIVKYTVWRVI
- a CDS encoding NuoM family protein — encoded protein: MLLHLLVIAPFVAAILMVMTSKEDSKSSSRLAILMGIIFAAMSVALVANGSITTEPVEWFHIPGCKGPIYYYFTSHGLASWMVFLSCGLSLVALISARKITCRSYRNFAIGIFSLMGAMNGTFLAADAVLFFFFFEAMVIPAAILIAGYGGKDRMKAAMTFAIYTLVGSAPMMVALWYILTVAENSTLISLAVAVQGLPEGTQNILLVCFLLAFLVKTPIFPFHGWQAITYAEAPAPLSAILTGAMSKAGVFGFIVWILPIFPLSMDRVACLMWLGLFTAVYGALMALRATDGKKLLAFSSMGHLGLAVAGVFSLSEAMLPAVLVLLVAHGISAGAQFFLMGIAERMAGTRELDKLGGLSSTNPVFGTLFGFAGVMALAVPGTAGFVGEFSVLLALWDMGPLPALVAGFTLILSAAYMLRFIQKVIFGKASSEYDNERRTTLLEGTSIGVMLLLLLVFGFHPAFVSDSLNETESTEDPAAVQVLNDAALNNGEAPMTAEEIHQLDSTLAAAGFKDDERASIIAQMKGENGSEAAAKSENSVKEASDAE
- a CDS encoding NADH-quinone oxidoreductase subunit N — its product is MLNNLVYLLPVIFVVLGGMVALAAEPFFDDENKHKVLPWVSAFFIALGVVALYYAKTETLLSLYAMDPVRRVLCMAILLCAFLGISGLQWTLGREKFKGGEAYGLMLLATSGALLMTQAIDFVALFIAMELTSFPIYALVGIRRKDINANEGVFKYFVSGAVFSAIFLYGVSLIYGATGSTHFCGHVLSGREAIYSVGMLFVIAGLLFKAGAAPLHFWVADVYTGASVAVTGFMAAVVKVGALAALGTVWVSVLVTRSGAEAVWNLAEKVTIANPSKPLFYVIVVVALLSMVIGAFSGLAQKSVRRILAFSAVMNAGFIVIGLLVPNYLGKGEIQMGPMFYFLITYAIASAGALTGIAYMSGREDHKENLDELQGAGRRRPFVALGVAVCLASLAGLPPVAGFLAKFTLFTEAFNADLGWLAAIGFGLSLVAAVYYLRIAYVLFAPKKDEGESKCCCGEGKCCGQFEATYVYLLRFAVAVAAISLLVISVRPALALIG